A window from Micromonospora profundi encodes these proteins:
- a CDS encoding 1-acyl-sn-glycerol-3-phosphate acyltransferase has translation MPLPPRWLRRLLIAPAVVLLAITVVTTLPVWALLAIAASPLVPGRLRPLRLLWIGCVYLVWDAAALLALFLLWVVSGCGWRTRSPAFQRAHYVLAGWFLRVLFWQARWALRLSIDVVGTDPDTALPGRPELVLCRHAGPGDSFILIHALVNWFAREPRIVLKDSLQWDPAIDVLLNRLPSRFIAPTPERGEETVRQVGHLAAGLDDDDAFVIFPEGGNFTPKRRLRAIARLRSLGLERMAQRAERMRHVLAPQPGGMLAALDAAPDAGVIFVAHTGLDRMLTVADVWRELPMDKRIVMRFWSVPPEEVPTGRQQRIDWLYDWWAQIDTWIAANRDGAA, from the coding sequence ATGCCGCTGCCCCCCAGGTGGCTGCGCCGGTTGTTGATCGCCCCCGCTGTCGTTCTGCTCGCTATAACCGTGGTGACCACGCTGCCGGTCTGGGCGCTGCTCGCCATTGCCGCGTCCCCGCTGGTCCCCGGTCGGCTACGCCCGCTGCGGCTGCTCTGGATCGGCTGTGTCTACCTCGTCTGGGACGCCGCCGCGCTGCTCGCGCTCTTTCTCCTGTGGGTCGTCTCCGGGTGCGGCTGGCGCACCCGCTCGCCGGCCTTCCAGCGCGCGCACTACGTGCTTGCCGGTTGGTTCCTGCGGGTGCTGTTCTGGCAGGCCCGCTGGGCGTTGCGGCTCAGCATCGACGTGGTCGGCACCGATCCCGACACCGCGCTGCCCGGCCGGCCCGAGCTGGTGCTGTGCCGGCACGCCGGGCCGGGCGACTCGTTCATCCTGATCCACGCTCTGGTCAACTGGTTCGCCCGGGAGCCGCGGATCGTGCTCAAGGACAGCCTCCAGTGGGATCCAGCGATCGACGTGCTGCTCAACCGCCTGCCCAGCCGGTTCATCGCGCCCACGCCGGAGCGGGGCGAGGAGACCGTACGCCAGGTCGGGCACCTGGCCGCCGGCCTCGACGACGACGACGCCTTCGTGATCTTCCCGGAGGGTGGCAACTTCACACCGAAGCGGCGGCTGCGCGCCATCGCCCGGCTGCGCTCCCTCGGCCTGGAGCGGATGGCGCAGCGCGCCGAACGGATGCGCCACGTGCTCGCCCCGCAGCCCGGAGGGATGCTCGCGGCGCTGGACGCCGCCCCGGACGCCGGGGTCATCTTCGTCGCCCACACCGGCCTGGACCGGATGCTCACCGTCGCCGACGTGTGGCGGGAACTGCCCATGGACAAGCGGATCGTCATGCGGTTCTGGTCGGTGCCGCCCGAGGAGGTGCCCACCGGCCGCCAGCAGCGCATCGACTGGCTCTATGACTGGTGGGCGCAGATTGACACCTGGATCGCGGCCAATCGGGACGGCGCCGCGTAG
- a CDS encoding BON domain-containing protein gives MSAVVVVRDDERIQRDVLAELAWDPQLQPNEIGVAVDQGVVTLSGYVDGVARGWAAVRSARRVRGVRAVADTIEVRLPGTPGRTDADLALAASRALEWDSFVPAERLDVTVANGWLMLRGEVEFGWQRRAAEGEVRRLDGVRGITNLIEVRPSTPTDGERLRQDVQRALARTLGAERVTVDVDVDVDGETLVLSGVVRSWWERDQVERVAWSAPGVRVVHDQLLVGG, from the coding sequence GTGAGCGCGGTGGTGGTTGTCCGCGACGACGAGCGGATCCAGCGCGATGTCCTGGCCGAGCTGGCCTGGGATCCGCAGTTGCAGCCGAACGAGATAGGCGTGGCCGTCGACCAGGGCGTCGTGACCCTGAGCGGATACGTGGACGGCGTCGCGCGGGGGTGGGCCGCGGTCCGCAGCGCGCGGCGCGTACGCGGTGTCCGGGCGGTGGCCGACACCATCGAGGTACGCCTGCCGGGGACCCCTGGGCGTACCGACGCCGACCTGGCCCTCGCGGCCTCGCGGGCGCTGGAGTGGGACAGCTTCGTGCCCGCTGAACGGCTCGACGTGACAGTGGCGAACGGTTGGCTGATGCTGCGCGGCGAGGTCGAGTTCGGGTGGCAGCGTCGTGCCGCCGAGGGTGAGGTACGCCGTCTGGACGGCGTACGCGGCATCACGAACCTCATCGAGGTACGACCGTCCACGCCGACGGACGGTGAGCGGTTGCGCCAGGACGTCCAGCGGGCGCTGGCGCGGACGCTCGGCGCCGAGCGGGTGACGGTGGACGTGGACGTGGACGTGGACGGCGAGACGCTGGTCCTCTCCGGGGTGGTCCGCTCCTGGTGGGAGCGGGACCAGGTCGAGCGGGTGGCCTGGTCCGCGCCGGGAGTGCGGGTCGTCCACGACCAACTCCTGGTGGGCGGGTGA
- a CDS encoding serine/threonine-protein kinase, producing MNAALQPGRLLARRYRLIDQIGAGGMSVIWRARDEVLDRVVALKVLAPSLAADARFRDMVREEARAAAQLVHPHVTSVHDYGETVDPDGSITSFVVMELLSGEELKLRLTEGPLPWPEAVQAGAQVADALAAAHRLGIVHRDITPANVMMTGMGVKVLDFGIATRIGAPDEDEDGGTFGTPAYVAPERLDGAPAQPATDVYSLGVLLHEALTGRVPYPADTWEQLSDALASGPPPTFAELPELPEPVARICLRSLSLDPADRPTARQVATVLRGHLLPADPPTATIRVPAPAPPPPTPALPATEPAFGQVGQAAPATFGQAGPATEPTVGQTTWQPAQTAVIEAGPTAGDAASAGERPLRSRSRVALLLVLVVALALVGAALLPDRQPDRQAQPSTGPVAPTPTDPPIDPATDPPVAEPSPPSVSPSAPPPTGAPTSTPGTLSQAANRVEGLIEAGLSDGEIRADVGLDLRNELRNLTAAVGSGRDELAPPVARLREKVAVRLGEGGISPAYAQRLDAAIVELGAARV from the coding sequence GTGAACGCAGCACTTCAGCCGGGCCGATTGCTGGCCCGCAGGTACCGGCTCATCGACCAGATCGGTGCCGGCGGCATGTCGGTCATCTGGCGCGCCCGGGACGAGGTGCTCGACCGGGTCGTGGCGCTCAAGGTGCTCGCGCCGTCACTGGCGGCGGACGCGCGGTTCCGGGACATGGTGCGGGAGGAAGCCCGGGCGGCCGCCCAGTTGGTGCACCCGCACGTGACCTCGGTGCACGACTACGGCGAGACTGTGGACCCGGACGGGTCGATCACCTCGTTCGTGGTGATGGAGCTGCTCAGCGGCGAGGAACTGAAGCTGCGGCTCACCGAAGGCCCGCTGCCGTGGCCCGAGGCGGTCCAGGCCGGCGCACAGGTCGCCGACGCGCTGGCCGCCGCACACCGGCTCGGCATCGTGCACCGGGACATCACACCGGCAAACGTCATGATGACCGGGATGGGCGTCAAGGTGCTCGACTTCGGCATCGCGACCCGCATCGGCGCGCCGGACGAGGACGAGGACGGCGGCACCTTCGGCACCCCGGCGTACGTGGCCCCGGAGCGGCTGGACGGCGCTCCCGCCCAGCCGGCCACCGACGTCTACTCGCTCGGCGTCCTGCTGCACGAGGCGCTCACCGGCCGGGTGCCGTACCCGGCGGACACCTGGGAGCAGCTCAGCGACGCGCTGGCCAGCGGCCCGCCACCAACGTTTGCCGAGTTGCCGGAGCTGCCCGAGCCGGTGGCCCGGATCTGCCTGCGTAGCCTCTCGCTGGACCCGGCCGACCGGCCGACGGCCCGGCAGGTGGCCACCGTGCTGCGCGGTCACCTGCTGCCTGCCGATCCACCGACAGCGACCATCCGGGTGCCCGCGCCCGCCCCGCCACCGCCCACCCCGGCCCTGCCGGCGACCGAACCGGCGTTCGGGCAGGTCGGGCAGGCGGCCCCTGCGACGTTCGGCCAAGCCGGGCCGGCGACCGAACCGACCGTCGGGCAGACGACCTGGCAGCCCGCGCAGACTGCGGTGATCGAGGCCGGGCCGACGGCCGGCGACGCGGCTTCGGCCGGCGAGCGGCCCCTGCGGTCACGCAGCCGCGTGGCGCTGCTGCTGGTCCTGGTGGTCGCTCTGGCACTTGTCGGCGCGGCCCTGCTGCCCGATCGACAGCCGGACCGTCAGGCCCAGCCCTCGACCGGCCCTGTGGCGCCCACGCCCACCGATCCGCCGATCGACCCGGCTACCGATCCGCCGGTCGCCGAGCCGTCACCGCCGAGCGTGTCACCGTCGGCGCCGCCGCCTACCGGGGCTCCCACGTCGACGCCGGGCACCCTCAGCCAGGCCGCCAACCGGGTCGAGGGTCTCATCGAGGCCGGGCTCAGCGACGGGGAGATCCGCGCCGACGTCGGCCTCGACCTGCGCAACGAGCTGCGCAACCTGACCGCCGCTGTCGGCTCCGGCCGTGACGAACTGGCCCCGCCGGTGGCCCGGCTGCGCGAGAAGGTCGCGGTCCGTCTCGGCGAGGGCGGGATCAGTCCGGCGTACGCGCAGCGGCTCGACGCCGCCATCGTCGAGCTGGGCGCGGCCCGGGTCTGA
- a CDS encoding S1C family serine protease, which produces MTEFESDPQRRPAPTDAEPSHPTAELPRDERAQTDSPTTPVQVVSTDEGAHPTAAPDAPAPSSGYAGQPTGYEPSTSTPSAAPYPVPGHPTHGQPGYPQQYPGAPWYAGQQSGWTGGGQPGMAYQQHAQHQQHPGQPMPPWGPQATPPGTGPRPSRIAKFAGAGVAVFALMLGSGVAGGALALALDGDNGITRTYTAAPVLNSADLPKIAAAVQDSVVSIATNSGEGSGVVLSADGYVLTNNHVVASATGDSVQVVFADGKNAQAKIVGTDPKTDLAVVKASGVSDLKPATFGDSDAMQVGDQVLALGSPLGLQGSVTAGIVSARDRTIRAGDNNQPQDPNQQSQGASSISGLLQTDAPINPGNSGGALVNTRGEVIGVNTAIATSGQSTGNIGVGFAIPSNKAKDVAGKLQRGEKVSHPSLGVGVNQAEGGGALIASVTPGSPAEKAGLQRGDVVTRFGDKPVNDSDDLVGAVQAGKVGDRVEVQFKRNGTEKSATVTLAETS; this is translated from the coding sequence ATGACCGAGTTCGAGTCCGACCCGCAGCGGCGGCCGGCACCCACCGACGCCGAGCCGTCGCACCCCACCGCCGAGTTGCCGCGCGACGAACGCGCGCAGACCGACTCCCCGACCACGCCCGTCCAGGTCGTCTCGACCGACGAGGGCGCGCACCCCACCGCCGCTCCCGACGCCCCGGCTCCCTCCAGCGGGTACGCCGGCCAGCCGACCGGCTACGAGCCCTCGACGAGCACCCCCTCCGCCGCGCCGTACCCGGTCCCCGGGCACCCCACGCACGGCCAACCCGGCTATCCGCAGCAGTACCCGGGTGCGCCCTGGTACGCGGGTCAGCAGTCCGGCTGGACCGGCGGGGGTCAGCCGGGCATGGCCTACCAGCAGCACGCCCAGCACCAGCAGCACCCCGGGCAGCCGATGCCTCCGTGGGGTCCGCAGGCAACGCCGCCGGGCACCGGGCCACGGCCGAGCCGGATCGCCAAGTTCGCAGGCGCCGGTGTCGCGGTGTTCGCCCTCATGCTCGGCTCCGGTGTGGCAGGCGGCGCGCTCGCGCTGGCCCTCGACGGCGACAACGGCATCACCCGTACCTACACGGCGGCCCCGGTGCTCAACAGCGCCGACCTGCCGAAGATCGCCGCCGCCGTTCAGGACAGCGTCGTCTCCATCGCCACCAACAGTGGTGAGGGCTCCGGCGTGGTGCTCAGCGCCGACGGATACGTGCTCACCAACAACCACGTGGTCGCCTCCGCCACGGGCGACTCGGTGCAGGTGGTCTTCGCCGACGGCAAGAACGCCCAGGCGAAGATCGTCGGCACCGACCCGAAGACCGACCTGGCCGTGGTGAAGGCCAGCGGCGTGAGCGACCTCAAGCCGGCCACCTTCGGCGACAGTGACGCCATGCAGGTCGGCGACCAGGTGCTCGCCCTCGGAAGCCCGCTCGGGTTGCAGGGCTCGGTGACCGCGGGCATCGTCAGCGCCCGGGACCGCACCATCCGGGCCGGCGACAACAATCAGCCCCAGGACCCGAACCAGCAGAGCCAGGGGGCCAGCTCGATCTCCGGCCTGCTGCAGACCGACGCCCCGATCAACCCCGGCAACTCCGGTGGCGCGCTCGTCAACACCCGGGGCGAGGTGATCGGCGTCAACACCGCCATCGCCACCTCCGGCCAGAGCACCGGCAACATCGGCGTCGGCTTCGCCATCCCGAGCAACAAGGCCAAGGACGTCGCGGGCAAGCTCCAGCGCGGCGAGAAGGTCAGCCACCCGTCCCTCGGGGTGGGTGTCAACCAGGCCGAGGGCGGCGGCGCGCTCATCGCGTCGGTCACCCCGGGCAGCCCGGCCGAGAAGGCCGGCCTCCAGCGCGGCGACGTCGTCACCCGCTTCGGCGACAAGCCGGTGAACGACTCCGACGACCTGGTCGGCGCGGTGCAGGCCGGCAAGGTCGGAGACCGGGTCGAGGTGCAGTTCAAGCGGAACGGCACCGAGAAGTCGGCAACCGTGACGCTCGCCGAGACGTCCTAA
- a CDS encoding patatin-like phospholipase family protein — protein MAGGPVAFVLGGGGVLGAVEVGMLRALFRAGIQPDIVLGTSIGAVNGALVAADPSEGVTDRLVRLWASPEASEVYGDSVARQLRRFAARTHLHSPRPLRRLLESELGADTTFADLRVPFRCCAAHIERAAEHWFTTGPVVPAVLASASVPGLLPPTEIDGAHYVDGGIVNSIPIGEAVAVGASQIFVLQVGRIERDLTPPRRPWEIAQVAFEISRRHRFFREMAALPEGVEVHVLPTGGLDPRDDTPWAYRDMAAVGRRISRAYTASRRYLAANVER, from the coding sequence ATGGCAGGGGGACCAGTGGCGTTCGTCCTCGGCGGCGGCGGAGTCCTCGGCGCGGTCGAGGTGGGCATGCTGCGTGCCCTGTTCCGGGCCGGCATCCAACCCGACATCGTCCTCGGCACCTCGATCGGCGCGGTAAACGGCGCGCTGGTCGCCGCCGACCCGTCGGAGGGGGTGACCGACCGGCTGGTCCGGCTCTGGGCGTCCCCCGAGGCCAGCGAGGTGTACGGCGACTCGGTCGCCAGGCAACTGCGCCGCTTCGCCGCCCGCACCCACCTGCACTCGCCCCGGCCGCTGCGCCGGCTGCTGGAGTCCGAGTTGGGCGCCGACACCACATTCGCCGACCTGCGGGTGCCGTTCCGCTGCTGTGCCGCCCACATCGAGCGGGCCGCCGAGCACTGGTTCACCACCGGCCCGGTGGTGCCGGCCGTCCTGGCGTCCGCCTCGGTGCCAGGTCTGCTCCCACCCACCGAGATCGACGGTGCGCACTACGTGGACGGTGGCATCGTCAACTCCATCCCCATCGGCGAGGCGGTGGCCGTTGGCGCGAGCCAGATCTTCGTCCTCCAGGTGGGGCGGATCGAGCGGGACCTGACGCCGCCCCGGCGGCCCTGGGAGATCGCGCAGGTCGCGTTCGAGATCTCCCGCAGGCACCGTTTCTTCCGGGAGATGGCCGCGCTGCCCGAGGGGGTCGAGGTGCACGTCCTGCCGACCGGTGGTCTCGACCCACGTGACGACACACCGTGGGCGTACCGGGACATGGCGGCGGTGGGGCGGCGGATCAGCCGGGCTTACACCGCGTCACGCCGGTATCTCGCCGCCAACGTGGAGCGGTGA
- a CDS encoding glycosyltransferase family 4 protein, producing MVVPPWLSVPPPGYGGLEQVVAGLVDALAAHGHAVTLFGAGEQHGTDANGFVSTVAEVQYERLGESLPELAHLARLKRMITPADFDVIHDHTTIGPLVAGRRAVPTVATVHGNPVGEYGDVLGDVDEGVALVAISHAQRRLNSTLPWAGTVHNALDLRGFPRKTEPGPGPVLWLARFSPDKGPDVAIRACREAGLPLLLAGKCNEPAERRYYEQVVAPLIDEDVTVVLNANRAETLRMLVDARCLIMPIQWDEPFGMVMLEAMATGTPVVALDRGAVPELVRPGLTGLVCQRPDELPAALRASVELNPADCVAHVAENFSVERMAYGYEDIYRRFALGRPEVRETTPVAAR from the coding sequence ATGGTGGTTCCACCGTGGCTGTCCGTGCCGCCACCCGGCTACGGGGGCCTGGAACAGGTCGTCGCCGGCCTTGTGGACGCCTTGGCCGCGCACGGGCACGCGGTGACCCTGTTCGGTGCCGGTGAGCAGCACGGCACCGACGCCAATGGCTTCGTCTCCACAGTTGCCGAGGTCCAGTACGAGCGGCTCGGCGAGTCGCTGCCCGAGCTGGCCCACCTGGCCCGGCTCAAACGCATGATCACCCCCGCCGATTTCGACGTGATCCACGACCACACGACAATCGGCCCGCTGGTGGCCGGCCGCCGCGCCGTACCTACCGTGGCGACGGTGCACGGCAACCCGGTGGGGGAGTACGGCGACGTGCTCGGCGACGTCGACGAGGGCGTGGCGCTGGTGGCCATCTCGCACGCCCAACGCCGGCTCAACTCGACGCTGCCCTGGGCCGGCACCGTGCACAACGCGCTGGACCTGCGCGGTTTTCCGCGAAAGACCGAGCCCGGCCCCGGGCCGGTGCTGTGGCTGGCCCGGTTCAGCCCGGACAAGGGCCCGGACGTGGCCATCCGCGCCTGCCGGGAGGCCGGCCTACCGCTCTTGCTGGCCGGCAAGTGCAACGAGCCGGCCGAGCGTCGCTACTACGAGCAGGTCGTCGCGCCGCTCATCGACGAGGACGTGACTGTGGTGCTCAACGCCAACCGGGCCGAGACACTGCGGATGCTCGTCGACGCCCGCTGTCTCATCATGCCGATCCAGTGGGACGAGCCGTTCGGCATGGTGATGCTGGAGGCCATGGCGACCGGTACGCCGGTGGTGGCCCTCGACCGCGGCGCGGTGCCCGAGCTGGTGCGGCCCGGTCTGACCGGGCTGGTGTGCCAGCGGCCGGACGAACTACCCGCCGCGCTGCGGGCGTCGGTCGAGTTGAACCCGGCGGACTGCGTGGCGCACGTCGCGGAGAACTTCTCGGTCGAGCGGATGGCGTACGGCTACGAGGACATCTACCGACGCTTCGCCCTCGGCCGGCCCGAGGTCCGCGAGACGACCCCGGTCGCGGCCCGCTGA
- the cutA gene encoding divalent-cation tolerance protein CutA, which produces MDHICVVTTVVDARSVADVLAAAAVAGRLAACAQVGGQVDSTYWWRSGVDTSTEWSVQFKTAPDRLAALVDQIRVSHPYEVPEILVSRVESGHPGYATWVHEHTRP; this is translated from the coding sequence GTGGACCATATCTGCGTGGTGACGACGGTGGTGGATGCGCGTTCGGTCGCCGACGTGCTGGCGGCCGCGGCCGTCGCGGGACGGCTCGCCGCCTGCGCCCAGGTCGGCGGTCAGGTGGACAGCACCTACTGGTGGCGTTCCGGTGTGGACACCAGCACCGAGTGGTCCGTGCAGTTCAAGACCGCGCCGGACCGGCTCGCCGCACTCGTGGACCAGATCCGCGTCAGCCACCCGTACGAGGTGCCGGAGATCCTGGTGTCCAGAGTGGAGAGCGGACACCCCGGTTACGCCACGTGGGTGCACGAGCACACACGGCCCTGA